The DNA segment TTTTACGTTTTTGTGTTTCGATCAGGCCATTGACCAGTATGCTTCCGTATTCAATCATCGATTTTACTTCACCACTGCTTGATTGATGCAATATTATAAGTCAGCCAACTCAGATCTGGCTATTTTCCATTCTTCCCAAGCATTTTCAGGATTTATATCTATATACCCTCGACTTTCCTCGATTTTTTTCTTAGCAAATAACGGCATTGCAATACATTCAGAACTGTCTCTGATTTCTACAACTTCTGCTTCAGTAAGTGGTCTACCTTTCTCATTTTCAATGCTTAGGAGAACTGCTACCAATGCTGGAACGTGAACTAAAAATAACTGGTCTAATCCAGAAGCATCGTGATTTTCATATTCGTTCATTTCAGAGTTCCGTTATTAGTATGCTTACTACAAGAGGCTCATAACTTTTAATTAAACGGCGGCACGTAGTGCCGTCCAGTGAACGAAGTGAACGGGTTTGAATTAGTTGTTAGGTATGAACAAAGAAAAATATATTCATCATCAACAACAAAACTGGCTAAGTGGAGCCACAGGCTGCAATGTTGCAACTGGGCCAGCTTTAAACCCCCGCTTGGAATTACTCGCCAACAATATCGAATCAGCGAAATTTGCTGAATTCTCAAATTAGCTCATTTAATGAGCTTGAAGAGGTTGCTAAAAACACTGTGCCGTGATGATGAGCCGCTTAGGCGTTACACACTGACGGCGTTGAAGGTTGCCGAAGACGTAACCCGCGCAGGCTTTCAGTTTGCCAGTTCACTTGAATTCATGTGTTGCGCGAGGCAACCCACTCGCAGGTAGTACACCGCTCACACCACTGGACCATCTGACTAGCCGCTTTAGGGATCGAATTCACCGCCAGCAATAAAGCCGTTTTTATTACCTAACTTCGATTTAAGTGGCGGCACATGGTGCCGTCCAACTTTAAATTTTTGTTAGGTTTTTGATTGCAGCAATGTTTGCTTTCTGAATTCTGTAAACTGCCACCATGACTGTGCGTCTTCACCTGCCATGAATCGTGTTACAGAGATAAACACATCAATGACACATGGATCGTGACGAATACCGGTCATTTGACAGAGTGAGTCGTACATTTCAAATGGACATCGCCCAATTAAGTCTTTTGGAGTATGGATACCTAATAACTGCAAATCCATAGCACTGGCTTTACCAATATTAGGCAAGTCAGTAAGTAGTTTGACATTTTCTCGTACTACTTTTTGAGGATTCATTTTTATATTGAATATTATTAATTGTTCATCGGTGAACAAAGTTCAATTAGTATGCCGCTTGGAGTTTGAATATATGATACGCGTTGTCCCCAAGGTTTTTGTTTTGGTACAGACAGTTCAGTTGCACCCGCAGTTATGGCTTTTAGATGTGCCATATCAACATCATCAACAACGAATGCCAGCTCAAAGCCTAAAGGCTTAGGAGTATCATTCACAGCGATATAGCCATTCGGCAGATTTATCTCACCTAGGTTATGTGATGCAAAAGCTAGCGTTGTATCACCGGTATTTAGTTCACCATATTCGCCTGATTCATGGATGAATTTTCTTTTCCAGCTAAAAGCCTGTTCGAAGAAAGAGAGGGTTTGTTCTACATCTGGAACATATACTATTGCATAGCCAAATTTCATGATTATTTCCTGAGAAAACCTAACTTCAATTTAAGTGGCGGCACGTAGTGCCGTCCAGCTTTAAATTTTTGTTAGATTAGTTCGGTCTACTCGTGTGGCAAGTTAAATAGTGATAAGTCTTTTGCTGAAGGCGTGTTTTTAAATGCAATCATTTTAATTTCAATATTCTTTGTTAAACTGTAGGTTTTTTTAAAACCAGCATCGTTAATTGCTTTTAATAATGATTTTCTTGTGAATCCGGTTTTGTGAGCAAAATACTCTAATCCGCTTT comes from the uncultured Tolumonas sp. genome and includes:
- a CDS encoding VOC family protein; its protein translation is MKFGYAIVYVPDVEQTLSFFEQAFSWKRKFIHESGEYGELNTGDTTLAFASHNLGEINLPNGYIAVNDTPKPLGFELAFVVDDVDMAHLKAITAGATELSVPKQKPWGQRVSYIQTPSGILIELCSPMNN
- a CDS encoding RNA-binding S4 domain-containing protein produces the protein MHQSSSGEVKSMIEYGSILVNGLIETQKRKKIVVSDIMKVSSVEYKIILA
- a CDS encoding helix-hairpin-helix domain-containing protein; translated protein: MNPQKVVRENVKLLTDLPNIGKASAMDLQLLGIHTPKDLIGRCPFEMYDSLCQMTGIRHDPCVIDVFISVTRFMAGEDAQSWWQFTEFRKQTLLQSKT